TTTTTGTCTGGTTCGCTGGAGTTGGCTTCCAGGCTTGAAACGACATTGTATTTGTCTGATGAAGGGAGGCCGGACTGGAAATATGAGTACGCAACTGGGTATGACCACCGCTTTCTAAGAAATGGAGATGTATTTGCCATTGGAAATATCCATTTTGAGGTGGTACATACGCCAGGACACACACCTGAGCATATATCGCTGCTCGTAACAGATGGGGGTGCATCTACCAAGGATCCGCTCGGCATATTTACCGGGGATTTTGTATTTGTGGGTGATGTGGGGCGTCCCGACTTATTAGAAAAAGCCGTAGGGGTACATGGTTCTTCAGAAAAAATGGCACGCATGATGTATCGGTCATTGCAACAATTTAAAAACTTTCCAGATTATTTGCAAGTATGGCCAGGGCATGGGGCGGGCAGTGCCTGTGGTAAAGCGCTAGGTGCGATCCCGTCGTCAACCATCGGATATGAAAAACGGACAAATTGGGCACTGCAATATAATGATGAAAATCTCTTTGTTGAAGCGCTGTTGGCTGGGCAGCCTGAGGCACCCCCTTATTTTTCAATGATGAAGCGGTTGAATAAAGATGGAGCGCAACAAATCCGGAGGATAGCAGCGCCACTTCCTATGGTGGGGTCAATAGATATTGTGCAGGAGTGGTCGGAACAGGGAATAGTCTTGGATACGCGCCCGGCCAGTGCATTTGCCTCCAAGCATATACGGGGCTCAATTAATATCCCCTATAACAAATCATTTGTAACGTGGGCGGGGTGGCTGTTGGATTATGACTTGCCTATATATCTTCTGGCAAGCAATGATGATGTTGCAGATATTGTAAAAGATCTCCAGTCTATTGGCTTGGATCGCGTCATTGCGACATTGGATCCATATATCATTGAGCAGGCTGGCGAATCTGATTCACGTGTTATGAAATATGAAGAAGTGACAATGGACATGATAGATGACGCCATTCAAACAGAAAGCATCTATGTGCTAGATGTCCGAAGCATGGCCGAATGGCAGGAAGGCCATTTTCCACAAGCTAATCATGTCATGCTTGGCCATTTACAAGAACAGGCACCTAACCTTCCGCATGATAAACCAATTTTAGTTTATTGCAAATCCGGAGGAAGATCAGCCATCGCTGCAAGCCTTCTGCAAGTTCATGGTTTTAAAGAAGTACAAAGCCTTGTAGGTGGGTATGAGGAATGGCAGAAACGGAAGAAGTTGTGACCTACCAGAAATCTTGTGAAATGTTTTGATTTTATCATCTATAAGAAAATATTTCCTAAGATCGTAAAAGTGCTGATGTTTAGGCTGAAAGGGTTTAAAAAAAAGACCGCGGTATTGGGGAATTCCATTAAGATATTATTTGAAAATAAGAAGATTTTATAAGAGAAATGAGTTGGCATGACAATTGCTTATATAAAAGGCAGGATACACAAGCAAACATGAGAAGGAGAGATACTCGATGAAATATAACTTTGACCAAGAAATCCGTCGACTGAACACTGACTGCGAAAAGTGGGATGATCTTGAAAATCATTTCGGCGTAAAGGATGTTATACCGATGTGGGTGGCCGATATGGATTTTCAGTCTCCACAACCTATCATCGAAGCATTAAAACAACGTGTGGAGCACGGTGTTTATGGCTACACGCTTAGACCGGAATCATATATAGAATCCATTGTTGGTTGGCTGAAAAGAAGACATCGATGGTCCATTGAGAAAGAATGGATTACCCACAGCCCAGGAGTGATTCCAGCCCTATCGTTGGCGATTCAGTCCTTCACGCAGACAGGGGACAAGATTATTATCCAACCGCCTGT
This sequence is a window from Brevibacillus sp. JNUCC-41. Protein-coding genes within it:
- a CDS encoding MBL fold metallo-hydrolase; translated protein: MLLKYFYDEKLAQASYLVGCQATGEAIIVDPSRNIEPYIKTARAHGVRIVGVTETHIHADFLSGSLELASRLETTLYLSDEGRPDWKYEYATGYDHRFLRNGDVFAIGNIHFEVVHTPGHTPEHISLLVTDGGASTKDPLGIFTGDFVFVGDVGRPDLLEKAVGVHGSSEKMARMMYRSLQQFKNFPDYLQVWPGHGAGSACGKALGAIPSSTIGYEKRTNWALQYNDENLFVEALLAGQPEAPPYFSMMKRLNKDGAQQIRRIAAPLPMVGSIDIVQEWSEQGIVLDTRPASAFASKHIRGSINIPYNKSFVTWAGWLLDYDLPIYLLASNDDVADIVKDLQSIGLDRVIATLDPYIIEQAGESDSRVMKYEEVTMDMIDDAIQTESIYVLDVRSMAEWQEGHFPQANHVMLGHLQEQAPNLPHDKPILVYCKSGGRSAIAASLLQVHGFKEVQSLVGGYEEWQKRKKL